TACAACCGCGAAATCACCGATTACAAGCAAACTGAAGCATATCGTTTGTTTAGCGAAAAACAGAACAATGAGAAACTCAGTGAGAATAAAAAGGAGAGGAATGGAACGGAACCAACCTTAGAACAAAATGTATGTATCATGCAATATTGCTGTTAGTTCAGTCTTTTTGAAACAACTTAATATGTTTTTTCAGGAAGTACAGCAAGAGAAGGATCACGACTTCTCTGGATTTGATATTCCAATTTTTACAGAGGAATTTCTGGATCATAATAAAGGTAATATTCAAACATTCCAAAATACATTCTTTGCATTAACCTACCGCAAGATAATCGTCATACTAATTATTTACCTTCAGCTTGCGAAGCAGAGTTGCGCCAGCTGCGAAAAGCCACCTCTGATTATGAGGCTCAAAACGCAGTCCTTCAGCGTCATGTAGACAGTTTGCACGCAGCCGTGAATAGATTAGAGTCCGAAACAAGTCAGCAACGCGCGACTAATCAATCGCTTCAGCGTCATCTTGACTCGCTTCGATCCCAACTAGCAGGGAGCTTTGCTACTATACCTCTACAAGGTAATCTGATCGTCAAAAAAGATAATACAAACCATCTTGGCAATGCTTTCACAACCTGAAAGACCTGTACTGTAACCTTATCTATTTTTCCCTTTGTTAGGCACTCACGACGGTGCTACCTTGCAGAATATCGATGGATACGTCGAGAGACTAGAATCTCTACTTAGCAGTAACGTAGATCCTGGGCTGCGAAATACCGTTCGTGCTGCCGTATCACGCCTGGAGTTGATTGGATGACGATCACCCCCTGTTACGACAACAGCGACGATCCCAATCACTACAAACTCTGCAACAACCCTGAAGCATCATCGCTCGCGTCATTCCCATCGAAAATGAGTTTATCAATAGAACTGAAATAAGTTGTACTTTGCCAATctgataaaaatgataaagttCTTCCCATCCCTTGTTGCGTTGGAAGAAACGGAACTTATGAGTAAAAGAATCGAGTCATGTAACCACTGTGGCAACGAGACATGGAGGTGCTGGTTGAAAATAAGTCTAAATGAGGAGAAGGACATTCGACCACTTTATAAGAGAAGTGTGAGTAAACGCCCTATGTTGTATATAGCACTGCGAAACTTCGCAATGATTGTGTATTCGAATCTATAGCTTTAGATTAGCTCTTCTTAAACGTATATGTAAAGTATAATTTAAGTACTCGAGTGATGTAGagtaagagagaagaaaaactcaTCTCTGAaacattcaattattattaatgtttttatgttattttttatttttgttttcctcaatttaattgaattttcagttACGCATCtcgttttgtttcaaatactttttttccctTGAGGATcaagtgtattatttttaattgcagTAATTATATGAAGCTGATTAAGAAAATAGCTACAGATTTTATTCGATCTCACTTTGAATGATAGTATTACTCGATTTTGGTATTTGTGAATTGGCACAAAAAGGTTTCACTTGGAAAGTTATGACGGGATGTAAACTGCGTGAGATCAGCATAATTTTGAGTATGATTTTGGGCTTAATCATTGTTAATCAAATGtgcaaattattaatattggtaggattaataataattattataaaaataacaataaaaagaatttcataGTAACTCAGGTTTAATTTCATCATCACTGgtaatcaatcaatttcaaaaatatgaagGTATATATTTCACATTTGATAATCTTATTTACAACGTCACAACGATTGGACAATTATCAATAATCTTACTATGACCAATAAAACTATAGCTCATTTATGCTTAATCATATCGAAATCTTCTACCAACGGTTTTGTCCGCGCTTTTACCC
The genomic region above belongs to Diprion similis isolate iyDipSimi1 chromosome 8, iyDipSimi1.1, whole genome shotgun sequence and contains:
- the LOC124408820 gene encoding high mobility group protein 20A-like — protein: MSETAVTNEMVELNGGSEQPALNGETENNKSPGTVEEKVPDSAVDSDQKKGHTAVVASSGTASVSRGKKRKKAPRDATAPKQPLTGYFRFLNDRREKVRTDNPSIPFPEITKMLAAEWSSLPVDQKQQYLDAAEQDKERYNREITDYKQTEAYRLFSEKQNNEKLSENKKERNGTEPTLEQNEVQQEKDHDFSGFDIPIFTEEFLDHNKACEAELRQLRKATSDYEAQNAVLQRHVDSLHAAVNRLESETSQQRATNQSLQRHLDSLRSQLAGSFATIPLQGTHDGATLQNIDGYVERLESLLSSNVDPGLRNTVRAAVSRLELIG